A region from the Alnus glutinosa chromosome 5, dhAlnGlut1.1, whole genome shotgun sequence genome encodes:
- the LOC133867874 gene encoding stigma-specific STIG1-like protein 1 — MNSSKIMLMMTLLVLMSIANSLSAAAPTIDESYANIKKDNANEHPLPESEQPSFLVRNGRFLAQRVQAVSTTCDVYPKLCRAKDSHGPDCCGKQCVNLMTDKLNCGKCGKKCNYSQMCCQGDCVNPSSDERHCGQCNKKCKNGSSCQYGLCSYA, encoded by the coding sequence ATGAACTCATCCAAAATCATGCTCATGATGACCTTGCTGGTTTTAATGAGTATAGCCAATTCTCTTTCAGCTGCAGCGCCAACCATTGATGAATCATATGCCAACATAAAGAAAGATAATGCTAATGAACACCCATTACCTGAGAGCGAGCAGCCGTCGTTTCTCGTAAGAAATGGCCGCTTCCTTGCCCAACGGGTCCAGGCCGTGAGCACCACCTGCGACGTGTACCCTAAGCTTTGTCGTGCCAAGGACAGCCATGGGCCTGATTGCTGCGGCAAGCAATGTGTTAATCTGATGACAGACAAACTTAACTGTGGGAAGTGCGGGAAGAAGTGCAACTACTCTCAAATGTGTTGCCAAGGAGACTGCGTGAACCCGTCCAGTGATGAGAGACACTGCGGCCAATGCAACAAAAAGTGTAAGAATGGAAGCTCATGTCAGTACGGATTATGCAGCTATGCTTAA
- the LOC133868215 gene encoding stigma-specific STIG1-like protein 1 yields the protein MSPKIVFVLAMLVAMGAPTLTATPSDQKGSFLSGEDEDHSMEAQGQEPASLRGSSRRLLALNFDRYILTCDTHPWVCSAKGSWGPDCCMKRCVNVTTNMLNCGKCGKTCKYFEICCEGQCVKLMSNKKHCGRCNNNCKKGSSCVYGMCSYA from the coding sequence ATGTCCCCAAAGATTGTTTTTGTGCTGGCCATGCTCGTGGCTATGGGCGCCCCTACTCTCACGGCAACACCGTCTGATCAAAAGGGCTCATTTCTCAGTGGTGAAGATGAAGATCATTCAATGGAAGCCCAAGGCCAAGAACCAGCTTCTCTCCGAGGGTCAAGCCGCCGCCTCCTTGCTCTGAACTTCGACCGGTACATCTTGACATGTGACACACATCCTTGGGTTTGTAGTGCCAAGGGCAGCTGGGGGCCAGACTGCTGCATGAAGAGGTGTGTGAATGTGACGACAAACATGCTCAACTGCGGGAAGTGTGGGAAGACATGCAAGTATTTTGAGATCTGTTGCGAGGGTCAATGTGTGAAACTGATGTCCAACAAGAAGCACTGTGGACGCTGCAACAACAACTGCAAGAAAGGGAGTTCCTGTGTGTATGGAATGTGTAGCTACGCATAA
- the LOC133868216 gene encoding putative pectate lyase 2 translates to MLCLHACFLACFASTSAAAYYTPAPWSTGTPKPILNAIDSCWRTKSNWAANRRALADCAVGFGKDAIGGKYGAIYVVTTPYDDAVNPKPGTLRYGVIQTQPLWIVFAKDMVIKLENELIMNSFKTIDGRGAKVEIAYGPCITVQGVSHVIIHGISIHDCKPGKSGLVRSSPTHVGRRGGSDGDGISVFASSNVWIDHCFLARCADGLIDVIHASTAITVSNNYFSQHDKMSVVA, encoded by the exons ATGTTG TGCTTACATGCATGTTTTCTAGCATGCTTTGCTTCAACCTCGGCCGCAGCCTATTACACCCCAGCACCATGGAGTACCGGCACTCCTAAGCCCATTTTGAACGCAATAGACTCGTGCTGGCGCACGAAATCAAACTGGGCGGCCAACCGCCGTGCTTTGGCGGATTGCGCGGTGGGGTTCGGCAAAGATGCAATAGGAGGAAAATATGGGGCGATATATGTGGTTACCACGCCCTACGATGACGCAGTAAACCCCAAACCAGGCACGCTTCGATATGGTGTAATCCAAACGCAGCCACTGTGGATCGTTTTCGCCAAGGACATGGTTATCAAACTCGAGAACGAGCTTATTATGAACAGTTTCAAGACCATTGATGGTAGAGGGGCTAAAGTGGAGATTGCGTACGGGCCATGCATCACGGTGCAAGGCGTAAGCCATGTTATTATACATGGGATCAGCATTCATGACTGTAAGCCGGGGAAGTCTGGCCTCGTTAGGAGCAGCCCGACCCATGTCGGGCGTCGTGGAGGCTCAGATGGAGATGGCATTTCTGTGTTTGCATCCTCGAATGTTTGGATTGACCATTGCTTTCTCGCCCGTTGCGCGGATGGCCTCATTGATGTCATCCATGCTTCAACTGCTATCACCGTCTCTAACAACTATTTCTCCCAGCACGATAAG atGAGCGTTGTGGCTTGA
- the LOC133869780 gene encoding stigma-specific STIG1-like protein 3, translating to MKSLKTFFVLAILMASAIFTLVSATPSEEELFLMAETQEKEATSLRGTSRFLAQKDSRAVKTCDKYPLVCDAKGSVVPHCCQKKCVNVTTDRLNCGSCGKKCSYSKICCQGKCVSPMSNEKHCGSCGNNCKKGGFCAYGMCSYA from the coding sequence ATGAAGTCCCTGAAGACATTCTTTGTGCTGGCCATTCTCATGGCTTCGGCCATATTTACTCTAGTTTCCGCCACGCCATCTGAAGAAGAATTGTTTCTCATGGCTGAAACCCAAGAGAAAGAAGCAACTTCTCTCCGAGGGACAAGCCGCTTCCTTGCTCAGAAGGACTCCCGGGCCGTCAAGACATGTGACAAGTATCCATTGGTTTGTGATGCCAAGGGCAGCGTGGTGCCACATTGCTGCCAGAAGAAATGCGTTAATGTGACGACAGACAGGCTCAACTGTGGGAGCTGTGGAAAGAAATGTAGCTACTCAAAGATTTGCTGCCAAGGTAAGTGTGTGAGCCCCATGTCCAACGAAAAGCATTGTGGAAGCTGCGGCAACAATTGCAAGAAAGGGGGCTTCTGTGCGTATGGGATGTGCAGCTATGCGTAA
- the LOC133867759 gene encoding stigma-specific STIG1-like protein 3 translates to MKSLKIFFVLAILMASAIFTLISATPSEEELFLMAETQEKEATSLRGTSRFLAQKDSRAVKTCDKYPLVCDAKGSAGPHCCQKKCVNLTTDRLNCGKCGKKCGYSKICCQGKCVSPMSNEKHCGSCGNNCKKGSFCVYGMCSYA, encoded by the coding sequence ATGAAGTCCCTGAAGATATTCTTTGTGCTGGCCATTCTCATGGCTTCGGCCATATTTACTCTAATTTCCGCCACGCCATCTGAAGAAGAATTGTTCCTCATGGCTGAAACCCAAGAGAAAGAAGCAACTTCTCTCCGAGGGACAAGCCGCTTCCTTGCTCAGAAGGACTCCCGGGCCGTCAAGACATGTGACAAGTACCCATTGGTTTGTGATGCCAAGGGCAGCGCGGGGCCACATTGCTGCCAGAAGAAATGCGTTAATTTGACGACAGACAGGCTCAACTGTGGGAAGTGTGGGAAGAAATGTGGCTACTCAAAGATTTGCTGCCAAGGTAAGTGTGTGAGCCCCATGTCCAACGAAAAGCATTGTGGAAGCTGCGGCAACAATTGCAAGAAAGGGAGCTTCTGTGTGTATGGGATGTGCAGCTATGCGTAA